The following proteins are co-located in the Citrobacter freundii ATCC 8090 = MTCC 1658 = NBRC 12681 genome:
- a CDS encoding TIR domain-containing protein, with the protein MGGSSSGSWSRLGDVRALEEKAKAALQSGKRNVFISFATEDMDEVNLLRAQAKNEKNDIEFNDHSVREPYDSEQAEYIKRKISERIARTSVTVVYLSENTAQSKWVTWEVARSLELGKKVIAVHAGAKFSGTTPSWLKDGKIQTVSWSNLSDTLR; encoded by the coding sequence ATGGGCGGTAGTAGCAGTGGAAGTTGGAGCCGATTAGGTGATGTCCGGGCGCTTGAAGAAAAAGCTAAAGCCGCTCTTCAGAGTGGAAAACGTAATGTTTTCATCAGTTTCGCAACCGAAGATATGGATGAGGTTAATCTACTAAGAGCCCAAGCGAAGAATGAAAAAAATGATATTGAATTCAATGATCATTCAGTCAGAGAGCCTTATGATAGCGAACAGGCAGAGTATATTAAACGGAAAATCTCTGAACGTATTGCTCGTACCTCAGTTACCGTTGTCTACCTATCTGAAAATACAGCACAAAGCAAATGGGTGACGTGGGAGGTAGCAAGAAGTCTCGAGTTAGGTAAGAAAGTTATCGCAGTTCATGCAGGAGCTAAATTCTCCGGTACAACGCCATCATGGTTAAAGGACGGGAAAATTCAAACTGTATCTTGGTCTAATCTTTCAGATACTCTTCGTTGA
- a CDS encoding TIR domain-containing protein, which yields MARNYNVFISHSWSHHSDLEALRNLINLRAYFHASYSEVSRDEPINSLNATYIKTRLREKLQSSDVIIALAGIYASHSEWMEWELDTAQALGKRIIGLVPRGNERISTMVSSRASTIIRWNTESIITAIRTYAV from the coding sequence ATGGCACGTAACTATAACGTATTCATTAGCCATTCATGGAGTCATCATAGCGACCTTGAAGCATTACGTAACTTGATCAACTTACGCGCTTATTTTCATGCTAGTTATAGTGAAGTATCAAGAGACGAACCAATTAATTCATTGAATGCAACTTATATCAAAACACGATTGAGAGAAAAATTACAATCATCTGACGTCATTATAGCCTTAGCAGGAATCTATGCTTCTCACAGTGAATGGATGGAATGGGAACTAGACACAGCCCAAGCATTAGGTAAAAGAATAATTGGATTAGTCCCAAGAGGTAACGAAAGAATATCAACTATGGTTTCTAGTCGAGCGTCCACCATAATCCGCTGGAACACTGAAAGTATAATAACAGCAATAAGAACCTATGCTGTATAA
- a CDS encoding 7-cyano-7-deazaguanine synthase yields the protein MSIVALVSGGLDSTLVVKLAQEEGITIHPLFIDYGQRARIRELESCKNSMKKLGLPEPKIAELSGFGKLIRSGLTDPAQNIIENAFTPGRNMLFILIAAAYAHQVGADAISIGLLHEKTSLFPDQTAEFLKEAEQMITLCMGRTIKVLAPLSIFTKADVVILATEKGITGTYSCHEGNEKACGKCIACNEFKFKEHNNGR from the coding sequence ATGAGTATCGTTGCACTTGTTTCTGGAGGGCTGGATTCAACACTGGTTGTCAAACTAGCCCAAGAAGAAGGTATTACAATTCACCCGCTTTTTATCGACTACGGACAACGAGCCAGAATACGTGAATTAGAATCGTGTAAAAATTCGATGAAGAAATTAGGTTTACCCGAACCTAAAATTGCTGAACTTTCAGGATTTGGAAAACTGATTCGTTCTGGCCTCACAGATCCAGCGCAGAACATAATTGAAAATGCTTTCACGCCGGGTCGGAATATGCTTTTTATTCTTATAGCTGCTGCATATGCTCATCAAGTTGGAGCCGATGCTATTTCTATCGGACTTCTTCACGAAAAAACCAGCTTATTCCCAGATCAAACGGCTGAATTTCTAAAAGAAGCAGAGCAGATGATCACTCTATGTATGGGAAGAACAATTAAGGTATTAGCCCCTCTATCAATCTTTACCAAAGCCGATGTAGTGATTTTGGCTACCGAAAAAGGGATTACTGGAACCTATTCATGTCACGAAGGCAATGAAAAGGCTTGCGGAAAATGTATTGCTTGTAACGAATTTAAGTTTAAGGAGCATAATAATGGGCGGTAG
- a CDS encoding DUF4231 domain-containing protein, whose translation MDYPGLYDFSDEKSSKYQACFFRLLLVEYFLLLLVSVVGLLKKDHIIEVTYAVIFCMLLIIMLYRNHIKHEQKWYKYRALAESIKTISWRYCMKTPPFNSGEKESVDKFIATVGELVSDNNYISDEIDEKYAKKDKITIDMHMLRTHSYDERKQYYYDNRIVEQREWYLRKATYNKKISRRWTCLIGSIYGISVIIVILNAMNIEGIPDFPVDPVTTLAASIIGWSQIKKYNELAVSYFLTAHEIGDIKEQFNYVASEADFLEFVNDAEKAFSREHTQWLARR comes from the coding sequence ATGGATTATCCAGGTCTTTATGATTTTTCAGACGAAAAGTCTTCAAAATACCAAGCCTGCTTTTTTAGATTATTGCTTGTTGAGTATTTTTTGTTACTACTAGTGTCTGTTGTTGGTTTATTAAAAAAAGACCATATTATTGAAGTAACTTATGCAGTAATTTTTTGTATGCTTTTAATAATAATGCTATATAGGAACCATATCAAACATGAGCAAAAGTGGTACAAATATCGGGCGCTGGCAGAATCTATCAAAACAATAAGTTGGCGTTATTGTATGAAAACCCCACCTTTTAACTCTGGAGAGAAGGAATCAGTCGATAAATTTATTGCTACAGTCGGAGAGTTGGTTAGCGATAATAATTACATTTCAGATGAAATTGATGAAAAGTATGCTAAAAAAGATAAAATAACAATAGATATGCATATGCTTAGAACACACTCTTACGATGAGCGCAAGCAATATTACTATGATAATCGGATAGTCGAACAAAGAGAGTGGTATTTAAGAAAAGCCACTTATAATAAGAAGATTAGTCGAAGATGGACATGTCTAATTGGAAGTATATATGGAATTTCTGTAATTATTGTGATATTAAATGCAATGAATATTGAAGGAATTCCTGATTTTCCCGTTGATCCTGTAACAACATTAGCGGCATCTATTATTGGCTGGTCTCAAATTAAAAAATATAATGAATTGGCTGTATCTTACTTTTTAACAGCCCATGAAATTGGTGATATAAAAGAGCAGTTTAATTATGTTGCGTCTGAGGCCGATTTTTTGGAGTTTGTCAATGATGCTGAGAAAGCTTTTTCTAGAGAGCATACTCAGTGGTTAGCAAGAAGATAA
- a CDS encoding IS3 family transposase (programmed frameshift) → MKKRFSDEQIISILREAEAGVPARELCRKHAISDATFYTWRKKYGGMEVPEVKRLKSLEEENARLKKLLAEAMLDKEALQVALGRKLLTTDQKREAVMLMCDATGLSQRRACRLTGLSLSTCRYEAHRPAADAHLSGRITELALERRRFGYRRIWQLLRREGLHVNHKRVYRLYHLSGLGVKRRRRRKGLATERLPLLRPAAPNLTWSMDFVMDALSTGRRIKCLTCVDDFTKECLTVTVAFGISGVQVSRILDSIALFRGYPATIRTDQGPEFTCRALDQWAFEHGVELRLIQPGKPTQNGFIESFNGRFRDECLNEHWFSDIVHARKIINDWRQDYNECRPHSALNYQTPSEFAARWRNGKCEGKQTDLTN, encoded by the exons ATGAAGAAGCGTTTTTCCGACGAACAGATCATCAGTATTCTCCGCGAAGCCGAAGCTGGGGTACCCGCCCGTGAACTCTGCCGCAAGCATGCCATTTCCGATGCCACGTTTTACACCTGGCGTAAGAAGTATGGCGGTATGGAGGTGCCTGAAGTTAAGCGCCTGAAGTCGCTTGAGGAAGAGAACGCCAGACTCAAGAAGCTGCTTGCCGAAGCCATGCTGGATAAAGAGGCGCTTCAGGTGGCTCTTGGGCGAAAGT TACTGACGACAGACCAGAAGCGGGAAGCCGTGATGTTGATGTGTGATGCGACCGGTCTGTCGCAACGTCGTGCCTGCAGGCTTACAGGTTTATCCCTGTCGACCTGCCGCTATGAGGCTCACCGTCCGGCTGCTGATGCGCATTTATCAGGGCGCATCACTGAGCTGGCACTGGAGCGCAGGCGTTTTGGCTACCGTCGTATTTGGCAGTTGCTGCGCCGTGAAGGGCTTCATGTTAATCATAAGCGCGTGTACCGGCTTTATCACCTCAGTGGCCTGGGCGTAAAACGCAGAAGACGTCGTAAAGGGCTGGCAACAGAACGTCTGCCGCTGCTCCGTCCGGCGGCGCCCAATCTGACCTGGTCGATGGATTTCGTCATGGACGCACTTTCCACCGGTCGCAGGATCAAGTGTCTTACCTGCGTCGATGATTTCACAAAGGAATGCCTGACGGTCACTGTTGCCTTTGGGATTTCAGGCGTTCAGGTCTCGCGTATTCTGGACAGCATTGCACTGTTTCGAGGCTATCCGGCGACGATAAGAACTGACCAGGGGCCGGAGTTCACTTGCCGTGCACTGGATCAATGGGCCTTTGAGCATGGTGTTGAGTTGCGCTTAATCCAGCCGGGCAAGCCAACGCAGAACGGATTTATTGAGAGCTTTAACGGACGATTTCGCGATGAATGCCTGAATGAGCACTGGTTCAGCGATATCGTTCACGCAAGGAAAATCATTAATGACTGGCGGCAGGATTATAACGAGTGTCGTCCACATTCAGCACTGAATTATCAGACGCCATCAGAGTTTGCAGCACGGTGGCGAAATGGAAAATGTGAAGGTAAACAAACCGACCTTACTAACTGA